Proteins co-encoded in one Pseudophryne corroboree isolate aPseCor3 chromosome 1, aPseCor3.hap2, whole genome shotgun sequence genomic window:
- the LOC134959122 gene encoding uncharacterized protein LOC134959122, with protein MADVDQQGQDQQATITLQLTPVDPSQPIQLQDIPQASISPQLAQAPPPTQIPDDFWASWTSQQAQSNASLTAHTQHLASLPHHLPRISRNSGRLIVQVGRMATSMEQIRADNSQMLAHLTRIIDEQQRHQQALVQLIQHNQVVNESLSRIVASHTATNTQLIASINNLSSNITLMGAHQVTSSSGTTTPIQTPVTSPVRRSSRARASEPAQSTAPSTHKRKK; from the coding sequence atggccgacgtggaccagcagggacaagaccaacaggcaaccatcacactgcaacttacacctgttgacccaagccagccaatacagctgcaggatatcccccaagcctccatcagtccacaactggcacaagctccgcccccaacccaaataccagatgacttttgggccagttggacaagccaacaggcccaaagcaatgccagcctgaccgcacatacacaacaccttgccagtctgccccatcatctaccgcgcattagtcgcaactcgggcagactgattgtacaagtagggcgaatggcaacctcaatggagcaaataagggctgacaacagccaaatgcttgctcatttaacgcgcatcatagatgagcaacagcgccatcagcaggcactcgttcagctcattcagcacaaccaggttgtgaatgagtccttatcccggattgtagccagccacactgcaaccaacactcaactgattgcaagcattaataatttgagcagcaatattacattgatgggagctcaccaagtaacctccagctcggggaccacgacccctatccaaacgccagtaacctcccctgttcggcgttcctccagagcacgtgccagtgagccagcacaaagcacagcacccagcacacacaagcggaaaaaataa